Within the Microbacterium sp. 1S1 genome, the region CGACGGGGTGCCCGGCGGCGACCTGCTCGGCGATCCAGGCGTCCTCGATCTCCTGGGCGACGGCGTCGGCGGCGACCTCGGCGGCGAGGGCCGGCGGGATCACGATCACGCCGTCGCTGTCGCCGACGATGATGTCGCCGGGTTGCACGGTCGCGCCGCCGCACGAGATCGTCACGTCGACGTCCCACGGCACGTGCTTGCGGCCGAGCACCGAGGGGTGCGCGCCCTGCGAGAAGACCGGCAGCCCGATCTCGGCGACGGCCTGGAAGTCTCGGACACCGCCGTCGGTCACCACGCCCGCCGCGCCGCGGTTCTGCGCGCGCAGGGCGAGGATGTCGCCGAGGGTGCCGGTGGTCGCGTCGCCGCGGGCCTCGATGACGATCACCTCGCCTTCGGACACCGCGTCGAACGCGCGCTTCTGGGCGTTGTACCCGCCGCCGTGGGTGCGGAAGAGGTCTTCGCGGAACGGCACGAAGCGGAGGGTCTTCGCGGTGCCCACGATCTTCGTGCCCGCGAGGTTGGCGGAGACCCCGTCGATGAAGCAGGAGTGGTGTCCGCGCTTGCGCAGCTGTGCCGAGAGGCCGGCGGTGGGGGCTTCGAGGAGCTGGGCGCGGAGCTCGGGGGTGAGCGTGGGCGCGGTGTCCTCGGCCGGCAGACCGGCGAGTTCGCGGGAGCCCCAGGCCTCGGTGCGCTGGAGGTCGTCGACGGCGGGGAGCGAGCCCAGGTCGCCGTCGAAGGGGACGTCGCCCTGCGTGACCGTCGTGACCAGGCGGCCGGAGGTGGGAGCGCCGGGGGCGTCCGGGGCGTCGACCTCGATCTCGACCACGTCGCCGGGGACGATGACCGACGAGCCCGCGGGGGTGCCGGTCAGGATCACGTCTCCGGTCTCCAGCGTGAAGTGCTGGGAGAGGTCGGCGACGAGCTGGGCGAGCGGGAAGATGAGGCCCGCGGTGGTGTCGTCCTGGCGCAGCTCGCCGTTCACCCAGGCGCGCACGCGGAGGGCGGCCGGGTCGACCGTGCGGGCGTCGATCAGGTCCGGACCGAGCGGGGTGTACCCGTCGCCGCCCTTGGAGCGGACGTTGGAGCCCTTGTCGTTCGCGCGCAGATCGTAGAGGCCGAGGTCGTTCGAGGCGGTCACCCACTGCACGTGGTCCCAGGCGTCGGCGAGGGAGACGCGGCGGGCCGGGGTGCCGATGATCAGCGCGATCTCGCCCTCGAACGCGAGCAGCTCGGTGCCGGCGGGGCGCTCGACCGTGCCACCGGAGACCCCGACCGAACTGGCCGGCTTGAAGAAATAGGAGGGGTGGGCGGGGCGTCGGCCCCGCTGGTCGGCCCGCGAGGCGTAGCTCAGGTGGATCGCGATGATCTTCCCCGGGCGGGCGATGGTGTCCGTCACGGCTGCGCCTCCTCGCGCTCGTCAGGACGCGTTGTGCGTCGTATTCGAAATCATATATCATCGTCTCACCCCTCGGCAAGCAGATCGGATTCACGTCCGGGCGCGCCGTGACAACGCGGTCACAAGCACAAAGGAGACACCCCATGAGCGGGCAGTCACAGGGTGGGTTCACGCCCACCGGAACCATCGCGACGGCGGCCGACCGGCGTCGTGTCGTCTTCGCCACCGTGGTCGGGACCACCGTCGAGTGGTACGACTTCTTCATCTACGCCACGGCGGTCGGGCTCGTCTTCGGGCAGCTCTTCTTCGCGCCGCTCGGCGCCAACAGCGCTCTCGTCGGCTTCGCCACGGTCGGCGTGAGCTTCCTCTTCCGTCCCCTCGGCGCGTTCCTCGCCGGGCACTACGGCGACAAGCTCGGCCGCAAGGCCGTCCTGATGTGGACGCTGAT harbors:
- a CDS encoding fumarylacetoacetate hydrolase family protein codes for the protein MTDTIARPGKIIAIHLSYASRADQRGRRPAHPSYFFKPASSVGVSGGTVERPAGTELLAFEGEIALIIGTPARRVSLADAWDHVQWVTASNDLGLYDLRANDKGSNVRSKGGDGYTPLGPDLIDARTVDPAALRVRAWVNGELRQDDTTAGLIFPLAQLVADLSQHFTLETGDVILTGTPAGSSVIVPGDVVEIEVDAPDAPGAPTSGRLVTTVTQGDVPFDGDLGSLPAVDDLQRTEAWGSRELAGLPAEDTAPTLTPELRAQLLEAPTAGLSAQLRKRGHHSCFIDGVSANLAGTKIVGTAKTLRFVPFREDLFRTHGGGYNAQKRAFDAVSEGEVIVIEARGDATTGTLGDILALRAQNRGAAGVVTDGGVRDFQAVAEIGLPVFSQGAHPSVLGRKHVPWDVDVTISCGGATVQPGDIIVGDSDGVIVIPPALAAEVAADAVAQEIEDAWIAEQVAAGHPVDGLFPMNAEWRARYEQATGGGADQK